A genomic segment from Pyrodictium occultum encodes:
- a CDS encoding NAD(P)/FAD-dependent oxidoreductase, protein MTKRILILGGGSGGYVAARRLAEYLRKMNADSEVTVVADEPWHDFRPLYGDVALGAAVPDEVRASIVDAGRRFGFRVLVDRVTRIDAGERAVETEKGGRLGYDYLVVSLGVRYGWEAYPGLDRYGYHSYTLEGALEMRKALEGFKGGRIVILVPEAEHRCPMFPMELATTLAESLKHRGVKPQVALMMPKMERMPPPLSVLDTLRIWMEKMEETGVEVVMHDGNVEVDGERGVVRAGNVEERYDLLIKVPPSRLPEPLARSEGFQLKQDPRWAPARPRNFRHPDYDDVFMVGEHSMPPLGFPGAGVPVHLAADYAADQIISEITGGYPVAEFARGTMVVGYFGATSGIMIAFDMKYDEKSDQWKAARYIAATNPLLRIVKEAFYKSWIAAMK, encoded by the coding sequence GTGACTAAACGCATCCTCATCCTAGGTGGCGGCTCCGGAGGCTACGTCGCCGCCCGCAGGCTCGCCGAATACCTCAGGAAGATGAATGCTGACTCCGAGGTTACTGTTGTGGCTGATGAGCCTTGGCACGACTTCCGCCCCCTCTATGGAGATGTTGCTCTCGGCGCTGCTGTGCCGGATGAGGTTCGCGCCTCTATTGTTGATGCTGGTAGGAGGTTTGGCTTCAGGGTGCTGGTTGACCGGGTTACCCGGATTGATGCCGGCGAGAGGGCTGTTGAGACTGAGAAGGGTGGGAGGCTGGGCTACGACTACCTCGTCGTGAGCCTCGGGGTCCGCTACGGCTGGGAGGCCTACCCAGGCCTAGACCGCTACGGGTACCACAGCTACACGCTCGAAGGAGCACTGGAGATGAGGAAGGCCCTGGAGGGCTTCAAGGGCGGGAGGATAGTCATACTAGTGCCAGAGGCCGAGCATCGCTGCCCAATGTTCCCCATGGAGCTTGCCACCACGCTGGCTGAGAGCCTCAAGCACCGTGGTGTGAAGCCACAGGTGGCCTTGATGATGCCTAAGATGGAGAGGATGCCGCCGCCTCTCAGCGTTCTCGACACCTTACGCATATGGATGGAGAAGATGGAGGAGACAGGGGTAGAGGTTGTAATGCATGACGGTAATGTCGAGGTTGATGGTGAGAGGGGTGTTGTTCGTGCGGGGAATGTTGAGGAGAGGTATGATTTGTTGATTAAGGTGCCTCCTAGTAGGCTTCCGGAGCCCCTGGCCAGGAGTGAGGGCTTCCAGCTCAAGCAGGATCCGAGGTGGGCGCCGGCGAGGCCCAGGAACTTCCGCCACCCAGACTACGACGACGTATTCATGGTGGGAGAGCACTCCATGCCGCCTCTCGGCTTCCCGGGCGCAGGCGTGCCGGTGCATCTTGCAGCCGACTACGCAGCCGACCAGATAATCAGCGAGATAACCGGCGGCTACCCGGTGGCCGAGTTCGCCAGGGGCACCATGGTTGTCGGATACTTCGGCGCGACCTCAGGCATAATGATAGCGTTCGACATGAAATATGATGAGAAGAGTGACCAGTGGAAGGCTGCCAGGTATATAGCCGCCACAAACCCCCTGCTCCGTATAGTAAAGGAGGCTTTCTACAAGTCATGGATAGCCGCAATGAAGTAG
- a CDS encoding DUF1641 domain-containing protein, with protein MASQAGEKRGTIEEALKFDEESMKALEDIIEALVYLKKSGMLDMLKFIAEKSNELFTILSRDPTLYRLLALTHGATRGINSLEPEEVVSAKLNVEGITSCTMKSMASLKPSEVKPLGLLGLMGALRDPEVQHGIGLLIAMAKHLGACLLELKKKFEEQKGG; from the coding sequence ATGGCCTCCCAGGCTGGGGAGAAGAGGGGCACTATAGAGGAGGCCCTCAAGTTCGACGAGGAGAGTATGAAGGCTCTCGAGGACATCATAGAGGCCCTTGTCTACCTCAAGAAAAGCGGTATGCTGGATATGCTGAAGTTCATAGCCGAGAAGAGCAATGAGCTGTTTACCATACTCAGCCGCGATCCGACGCTCTACCGCTTGCTCGCCCTCACGCATGGCGCCACGCGGGGCATCAATAGCCTGGAGCCCGAGGAGGTCGTCTCAGCCAAGCTGAACGTTGAGGGGATAACAAGCTGCACCATGAAGTCCATGGCATCGCTGAAGCCCAGTGAGGTCAAACCTCTTGGGCTGCTAGGCCTCATGGGGGCGCTCCGCGACCCGGAGGTGCAGCATGGCATAGGCCTGCTGATAGCTATGGCTAAGCATCTTGGCGCCTGCCTCCTAGAGCTGAAGAAGAAGTTCGAGGAGCAGAAGGGCGGGTAG
- a CDS encoding aldo/keto reductase translates to MALQAWSPLDKGALAGRTRADNPARRMDPVFKTVAGDRVLQETLARVAERLGTSRAVVALAWLVAKGAFPLVGARRRSHAESAAEAARLDLPGWAVGELDRASGRYRSLWGRCCSELSWSRVLPGLLQALVFKYILRGI, encoded by the coding sequence GTGGCTCTGCAGGCCTGGAGCCCCCTCGACAAGGGCGCGCTCGCGGGCAGGACCCGGGCCGACAACCCGGCCCGCCGCATGGACCCCGTGTTCAAGACCGTGGCGGGGGACAGGGTGCTCCAGGAGACGCTGGCGAGGGTGGCGGAGAGGCTCGGCACCAGCAGGGCCGTGGTGGCCCTCGCCTGGCTCGTGGCGAAGGGCGCCTTCCCCCTGGTGGGGGCTAGGAGGAGGAGCCACGCCGAGTCGGCCGCGGAGGCGGCCCGCCTAGACCTCCCCGGCTGGGCAGTCGGGGAGCTCGACAGGGCTAGCGGGCGGTACCGGAGCCTATGGGGCAGGTGCTGCAGCGAGCTGTCCTGGAGCCGCGTCCTCCCTGGGCTCCTCCAGGCCCTAGTCTTCAAGTACATACTCCGAGGCATATAG